From a region of the Solanum stenotomum isolate F172 chromosome 2, ASM1918654v1, whole genome shotgun sequence genome:
- the LOC125855359 gene encoding zeatin O-xylosyltransferase-like, with protein sequence MSYNVQDVTSLHNAESYKFKCVSVFFMYSSFICVPNGMPIPLDEDLLKKLPILEPDAPEEINKLVEFQLQYRDIRAVDLYNSNKILEGIVMICPYFLSYLVNPFLAIMEKFASTQNKKQWEIRPILPAKVDHVSYKRNKCSDWLDNQPPRLVLYVFFGSSTTFSDKEVMELMMGLERSKQKFVWVFRDGERGNIFSEEARRFELPDGFEERIEGFRLVVREWAPQLEILAHSSTGGFMSHCGWNSCIECITAGVPMAAWAMHSEQPPNAFFVTEILKTGLLVREWKKHEELVTASAIENVTRKLMASEEGDKIRKRAEELGASVRESRERRCFSTGVIFFHCSYY encoded by the exons ATGTCATATAATGTTCAGGATGTTACTTCTTTGCATAATGCTGAGTCTTATAAATTTAAATGTGTTTCTGTTTTCTTTATGTATTCTAGTTTTATATGTGTACCTAATGGAATGCCTATTCCACTTGATGAAGATTTACTTAAAAAGTTACCTATACTTGAACCTGATGCACCAGAAGAGATCAACAAGTTAGTTGAGTTTCAACTTCAGTATAGAGATATAAGAGCTGTTGATTTATACAATTCAAACAAAATACTTGAAGGTATTGTTATGATTTGTCCTTATTTTCTATCATATTTGGTTAATCCTTTCTTGGC TATAATGGAAAAATTTGCAAGTACACAAAACAAAAAGCAATGGGAAATTAGACCGATTCTGCCTGCTAAAGTAGATCATGTATCATATAAGAGAAACAAATGTTCAGATTGGCTTGATAACCAACCTCCAAGATTAGTTCTTTATGTATTTTTTGGATCATCAACTACATTTTCTGATAAAGAAGTGATGGAGCTCATGATGGGACTAGAGCGTAGCAAACAGAAGTTCGTATGGGTGTTTAGAGATGGTGAAAGAGGTAATATTTTTAGTGAGGAAGCTAGAAGATTTGAGTTGCCAGATGGGTTTGAAGAAAGAATAGAAGGTTTCAGGTTAGTGGTCAGAGAATGGGCGCCACAACTTGAAATCTTGGCTCATTCTTCCACAGGGGGGTTCATGAGTCATTGCGGATGGAATTCTTGCATAGAGTGTATTACTGCGGGGGTACCAATGGCTGCTTGGGCTATGCATTCTGAACAGCCACCTAATGCTTTCTTTGTGACAGAAATCTTGAAAACAGGCCTTCTCGTTAGGGAGTGGAAGAAACACGAGGAACTTGTCACTGCATCCGCCATTGAGAATGTTACGAGGAAGTTAATGGCATCAGAAGAAGGCGACAAGATTAGGAAAAGAGCAGAAGAATTGGGAGCATCAGTAAGGGAGTCCAGAGAAAGGAGGTGCTTCTCAACTGGAGTTATATTCTTTCATTGCTCATATTACTAG